In Channa argus isolate prfri chromosome 23, Channa argus male v1.0, whole genome shotgun sequence, the following are encoded in one genomic region:
- the LOC137108762 gene encoding beta-1,3-galactosyltransferase 1-like yields the protein MPSKVSCLYLLTVVCWASALWYLSVSRPSTSYVGQMNIPIRKTPQVNKNATFSNIRTRSLNPHDFGYLINEAKKCEAEPPFLVILISTTHKEFDARQAIRETWGDESTFPDVRVVTLFLLGRSTDAVLNQMVEQESQIFHDIVVEDFIDSYHNLTLKTLMGMRWMATFCSKAQYVLKTDSDIFVNMENLIYNLLKPTTKPRRRYFTGYVINGGPIRDMRSKWYMPRDLYPESKYPPFCSGTGYVFSADVAELIYKTSLHTRLLHLEDVYVGVCLRKLGIHPFQNSGFNHWKMAYSLCRYRRVVTVHQISPEEMHRIWNDMTSKKHLKC from the coding sequence ATGCCTTCTAAGGTCTCCTGCTTATACTTGCTGACAGTGGTTTGCTGGGCCAGTGCTCTGTGGTACCTTAGTGTGTCCCGCCCCTCCACGTCATACGTGGGCCAGATGAATATACCTATACGCAAGACACCCCAGGTGAACAAGAATGCCACTTTCAGCAACATTCGCACACGCTCACTCAACCCACATGACTTCGGCTATCTCATCAATGAAGCCAAGAAGTGCGAGGCGGAGCCTCCCTTCCTTGTCATCCTTATCAGCACTACCCACAAGGAATTTGATGCACGTCAGGCCATCAGAGAGACATGGGGTGACGAGAGCACATTCCCAGATGTTCGCGTGGTCACGCTCTTCCTGTTGGGCCGTAGCACTGATGCAGTCCTCAACCAGATGGTGGAGCAGGAGAGTCAGATCTTTCATGACATTGTAGTGGAGGATTTTATTGACTCTTACCACAACCTGACACTCAAGACGCTGATGGGCATGCGCTGGATGGCCACCTTTTGTTCTAAGGCTCAATATGTCCTGAAGACAGACAGTGACATCTTCGTCAACATGGAGAACCTCATCTACAACCTCCTGAAGCCCACCACCAAGCCCAGGAGGAGGTACTTCACCGGCTACGTCATCAATGGTGGGCCTATCAGAGACATGCGCAGCAAGTGGTACATGCCCAGGGATCTGTACCCAGAGAGCAAGTATCCGCCTTTCTGCTCTGGCACCGGATACGTCTTCTCAGCTGATGTGGCCGAGCTCATATACAAGACTTCGTTACATACCCGGCTGCTGCACCTAGAGGATGTATATGTGGGAGTGTGCCTTCGTAAGCTCGGCATCCATCCATTTCAGAACAGCGGCTTCAACCACTGGAAGATGGCCTATAGCCTCTGCCGCTACCGCCGAGTGGTCACCGTCCACCAGATTTCCCCCGAGGAGATGCACCGCATCTGGAACGATATGACCAGCAAGAAACACCTTAAATGTTAG